The genomic region TGCCCGCCGTCTCTGATGCCTGAACTTGGGCAGGGCTTTGGACTTTTCCGTGGaagcctctctgcctttcctttgtCCCCTCCAGGCTATGCTGGGAATGGCAATGTTTCACTGTGGGAGTCCTGAGTGTATTAGAGTTAAGTCATCCACATAGGCACACGCTAATCAGGCAGAAATATGCATTGTCATGAGCTAGACCTTAAAGAAATAGCCTGTCCTCCGTTCTGGACTCTTCTTTTGCCCTTTTTGGCCTCTCCCTATTTAAAGCAGTCAGAAAGATTTTGCTTTCGATGTGTATTTTTGGTGTTCTTGGATATCCCATTCTggcgggggttggggaggggatgTCACCCTTGACTTGAGTTCCCCCCCATCTGCCTCAGGATGCGGGTTCCTGGCCAGAGGTGCCAGTGAGCACTGGAGGCTGGAGCTATGGCTGTCCTTGGAGCTTGGGCACCGAGGGAGGCCTGTGGTTATTAGGAAGCTTCTGAAGGCTTCCCCATCATAGTTCCGCACTCTGTTCCTTGGTTTGGGGGAACAATGGGGGTCAGAAGCAGAGCTCGTGTTGCCTACAGAAgggccatcttttaaaaaaaattttttttaaatgtttatttacatttgagagagaaagagagagaaagagtaggagaagggcagagagagagagagacagaatctgaagcaggctccaggctctgagatgtcagcacagagcccggtgcggggctcgaactcacaaaccgtgagatcgtgacctgagccgaagtcggccgcttgcTCCTGTCTGGCTGCTGTCCCCAGACCTCTAGGGGAGGTGTgttgcagggcaggggcagagggaaaaaggaaaccagGAGCAGTGAGCCGAGCTAGCCTTGAGAGTGTGAATGCTGCTTATTCCACTCACCGggtgtgtggccttgagcaagtgattttctctgagcctgttcctttcattttgtatattaaGGATAAAAATAACTACCTCCTaggattattatgaggattaaatgagacaggGCATATAACATGCCCTGGGCTCAGTCCCAGATTCACCAGTTACtatgtggccctgggcaagttatgtaagctctctgagcctcagtttcaccatctgtaaaatgagaaaaattatacCTACCTTTTGGTGTTCTAATAAAAGCTGGCGTTAATATGGATAAATCCTCTaggacagtggttttcaaagtgttgTTGCTGACCAAAGTATTCCCTGAGAAcatgaagaaatgcaaatttcttttttaaaaaatgtttatttattttgaaagagagagagagagagagactccccagcaggctctgcactgtcagcaccgagcccaatgtggggctcgagcccaggaaccatgagatcatgacctgagccgaaatcaagcttcagaagcttaacccaccgagcccctcaggcgcccctagaaatgcaaatttttaatttCCGGTAGGCTCTCTGGACTGAATCAGAAACCCCAGAGGTGGGCCAAGCCATCTGTAAGTGTCCTCCAGGTGATCCCCATGCTGTCTCAAGTTGGAAAGCCACATTCTAGaacaattcctggcacataagAGCTGATCGAAGAATGAGGGCTAACTTCTCAACACTCATGGGAACCTTGGCAGGCAAACCCTTCTCTACTAGGATGTAAGAAAGGAGTTTCTTGCTTTGGGGCTTTGGAATGCTGGAAATGTTTCTTGTTGACCGAAAGGCGagccacttaacttctctgtgctagTTGTCTCATCTATAATATGGGCTTATCATAGCACGTCGCTCACAGGATGGGTATAGATCcgatgtgcctggcacatagtacatGCTCAGTAAGTATCGGCTGTGATCGACACTGGCAGGGGCCACGATGGGTTCCTGGACCATTGCGTGTTTCTTCTGACCTTCGAGGTGAGAGCCCTCCACGTTGCCTTCAGCAGCTGAGGGGACGTGAAGAAGCTGAGTGGAGCCCTGAGTGCAAGAAGCGGGGCCGTTGGCTCTCCTTGGAGCCCTTCGCTGTCATTTAAAAAGCACTGCTTAGGTGCATCATTACCTCCGGTGAGCAAAGCAAGGAGAAACTGATTAGGGACCATGAAGGAATCACGGTAGACAAAAGAGGTCCTTGAGAGTCAGgatgggacaaagagagaggttGGTGACCCCTAAGACAAGGACTGACCCTGGCTGTCTTGGGAACAACACCCATCTACGGACTGTCTGCAGAGCGGAtctgggctggggcgggggggggggtctcagggGGCCCAGACATCATGCCCGGTCAGTGTAGCCAAGTCACTTCCCATGTGGGGCCTTGCTGTCCCGTCTCTAAGATGGGCAGTGAGAGTAACGGATCAGCCTGGGGCCTCTAGCTCGGGCACTCTGGGAACGCCAGGCCGGAGGTCCAAGCAGCTGGGAGGAGCTGCAGTCTGGGAAGAAAAATCAGGGAAACTTCGGGACAGGGGTCAGTGCAGCCACAGGGCTGCTCCCTCCTGCGCGCTAGCTCTTGAGTCAGACCTGGGTTCACGTTTCCAGAACCCCACGAGTTGTACAACTTTGGGCAACACGCTTTGCTTTTCTGAGTCTCACTTTTCCCGTCTGTAAAGTGTAGGATTGCTAATACCCACCTTTTTatttgtaatgcttatttttatttttgagagggtgagacagagcgagagcaggggagggaaagagcgagagggagacccagaatgggaagcaggctccaggttccgagccctCAGCTCGGTGCCGGAGGCAGGGGTGGAACccacagtgagatcctgacctgagccggaagtccgggtgcctgagtggctcagtcttaCAGAAATACCCATCTTCCAGGTGTGAGTTGGGAATGAAATGGGATCACCCACGTGCGGCCTGTAGCAGAGCTCTGGGCCCAGGAAAAAGGGTCATTATTCCGGGGATGGCTGGGAACCTGAGTAGGACCCTCTCTGAGACCTCGCTCAgggccaccccaggtgcccctttcactTAGGGGCAAGGACAGCTAGGCATCTTATTCTgatgcccctcctccccacgccCCCTATCGCGGGGCTCCTCAAAGGACTCTGTGGGACAGGAGGAGGGCCAGGGCCACGAGGTGGGTCCCAGAGGCGAGTGGAGACTGGTGGTTCCCAGGCCCAATGATGTCCTGAGTAATGGGTGCGAGGTTGGCAGAAagagaccggggggggggggggggggcgcggggaccGTTCCCggagggggggcggaggggggctgTGGGGTGTGGGGGACAGTCCGGGCTACTCCGGGCCGGGAGGGGACAGCGGTCCGGCACCCTCCACACCGCCCGTATCCCGTGCATCCCTGTCGTCTGGACTCTGCCTCCAGCGGGGTCTGCCCGCTCCCTTTTCCTCCTACATTCGCCTGACCCGAGCCCCcgagccaccccaccccctcccccggtcccctggtcccccccccccccccgtcggtCCTGCCCCGGGGGGTCGCCTTCCTCCTGTTCTCAGGGTCCGGCAGGTGTCCAGGGGCCGTGGGACCCGGCCCGGCAGGCACGGTCCGGCGGGAGGTGGCCCTCAGCCTCTCAGCCCCTGGGGGCCGGTGCGAGGGTCCAGGGCTCAGGACAAAGAGGCCGCTGCGCGGTGTCGGGGACTGGGTTTgtccattttcccttcttccccgcGCGGGACCTCGCCTcgtccccaccccccaatccGGGAAATGTAACGAGGGGGCCGCGCAGCGTCCCAGGGGCCATTCCCACCGCCAATAGGCCGAGCCCGTCCGGCACCTGCGGGGTGCGGGAATGGCACTTTCAGGGACTGCCCCGCAGGTTAGGGGGCGCCGACTCGCGGCGAGGGCCCCTTTTTCTTGGGTTGGGGTGACCCCTGGTGGTCATTCCGTGTGCCACAAGGGCGGCTCACCGGCCCGGGCCAGGCGGGAGAAATGAATGAGGgcgggtggctcaggcagtgtGAGCTGCAGTGAAGAGGACCGTCCTCCCCAAGTTGATACCGGGGGTGACAGAGACCTCCCTGCCCGGCCAAGCCACTCCTCCCTGCCCGTGTGTCCTCTTCCAGAGCTCCAGGCTGGGGATTCCCGTGGAGTTTTATTAAGGGGGGTGGTGTCTCTCACACAGGTCTCTTCCTGCTCCCCATGTCCCTGTCGCTGGAGGTGTCCGTGGGAAAAGCCACCACCATCTACGCCGTCAACGGCACGGAGATCTTGCTGCCCTGCAcgttctccagctgctttggttTCCAGGACCTCTACTTCTGGTGGTCGTACAACAGCAGTGACACATTCAGGACTGTAAgtcgtggggggaggggaggggacagctcAGCTCCCTGTGCCTTACCCCTGCCTCCCGTTCCCCTGGTCTGGTCCCTTCTGGAATGACATCCCTGCAATGGTCCCCAGGATCCACCTTGTGTCACCCTTGCTCCTAGCATTCTTCCCAGAGCTGTCCAGAAGGATCCAAGTGGGAGGAATGCTTAGACTGTGTTTCCAGAATTGGGGGATTTGTTGGCATTCTTGGCTAGAGTCCTCGTCTGGTCTGAAGGAATACCTGAAACTTGGATTGCTtgtgtgaaaataatttaaaaaacggGAGAGGGAAAAGACCTCTGGAAGGCTTgcagagaggaaatgagaagaggccaaggggagaagggctggggaGCTGTACCTGAAGGGAGGCAAGAGGAAGCTCTCCAGGAGTATCTGGcagggctgtgggctgggggtggggtggatcaGTCAACAGGGGCTCAGGGAGGAGTCACCGTGTGGTCCGGTAGGGGTCCCAAGGTGTAAGTAAGGAAGCCACAAGAGACCAACTCTGGATGTAATTAAACACCGAACTCAGAGGCTGTTGACGGACAGTGCCGTAGGATTGGGATTGACCCAGGTCTTGACGGAGGGCCAGAATTCAGATGGACAGGGGACAAGGCGTCAGCaaaggctggggcggggggtgttgACAGAGGGAAATGAGTGTGGGATTTGCCGGAGTCATTATGTAACAGGCTTTTAAGAAGAAAGCAGTAAGCGCTGTGCTGCGTTCCAGGGAGACCTTAATGACAGAAAATGGGTTTAGCGTGAAGCAAGCAAAATTCAGGTTAGACAGGCGGAGTCATCGATATTGGGAGGAAACCAAGTGGGGGGAGCGTCTCTGGCTCTTTCTGGACCTGGGCAGGGAGGCACCTAAGGGATGGGCTTGAAGTGATGCTGTGACTTCTGAGGACTCTGATTCTTTCTCGGCCATCTcttccccccctccttccccctatAGATCATAGACGGGACAGTGAAGAATGAGAAGTCTGACCCCAAGGTGAAGTCAAAAGACGATGATCGCATCACTCTGGAGGGCTCCACTAAGGAGAAGATGAACAACATTTCCATTCTGCTGAGGAACCTAGAATTCAGCGACACGGGCAAATACACCTGTCATGTGAGGAACCccaaggagaaaaatattcatcACCAGGCCACCATCACCCTCCAAGTCGTCGATAAACGTAAGCAGTGGGGGCTGGGACCAGGGATACCCCACTCAGTGTTACACTGAAATGGCAAAATGGACCCCactggtgttttcttttgttttgtactCTCGAGAGTTACTGGGGTCACATCTGGAAGCTCAAATCACTGAGCAGGAGGACTTCATTCTGCTGCTGAACAGCTCGTGATATACATTTCGCTCCTCTGAGCcggttttcctcatctgtaaaatctgcGTTCTCCTAGGGTACCCGTGAGAAGTAGAGACGCGAGCTAGgagtgttttgggggggggggggacgttcGTGGGGTGTGCCGATCATTACTGCTCTTGTGGATTCCCTTAGCAACTGCTGGTCGCATGCCACGTATCCGACCAAAAGGGCTACGACTGATCCACAGTGGTCTCCCTTGAGGAGTTTAGAGTTCAGGGTAGGACAGAAGACGggtgagcagagacctgaagtaGGGGTGGAGCGTGGAGAGGCACAGGCAACCGAGATCGATAAGAACGATCGCTCCCCTCTGGAGCTTAAACCCCAGTTGGGGGTTGCCGTCTGGCACAGATGGAACGGTTGGGCGGTGAAGAAGCCGGTGGTGAGGAGCCAGGTGGTCACATGACTCCAGGCGCTAGAGGTGGTTAGAGAAGGGGCTGGAGGTGTTAGGCTGGGCTTCGCGGATGGGGCGTCTGCCAGGCTAAGGAGgcacagaagcagagaagaaaagggagggaagctGATCAAGGATCCTGCTTGTGCTGCATTTCTTGTGTTCCTGGGGGTTCACTGCCCTCCCGGATGATGTGGGGCCTGGAGAGAGAGATGCCCGTGGGTTCACTGTTGGCCGTGTCAGGGGCAGAGCCAGCGGCCGTCCAGGCAGCTCGCCATGAGCCTGGAGCCATCTGGGTCAACGCTGTGTAGAGCATCACCTCCTCTACTATGTTTGGATGTTATCCCACTTTGTGCGCAGCCTTTCcatgagggaagaggagaggcagggaagccACATTTACGGAGCATTTCTGGGTGCCAGACCCTGAGTTAGGCGCTGGGTCTTACCTTCGCTCCTTTGATCCTCACACGTCCCCTTGAAGGGATCTTTTCTCCGTTTTTATAGACTCCTTCATTCCTCTATTCACCAGATAGTTATTGAGTACCTACCGTGTGGCAGACGTTGTTCCAGGTGCCGAAGACACAGCACGAACAAGGTAGACAAAGTTGCGCCCTTCTGGCGATGTCCTTCCAGTCAGGGGAGATATatagtaaacaaaataaagaagaaaatgatgtcGTCGAAGAGAACATAGCTGGCGTtgtgaagaaaaagcaaaatggggaaggaaagaggggaaggCCGTACCAAAAAGGCAACAGAGAAGAAGGACATTTGAGGAAGCAATGGGGATATCTTTGGGAAGATagtctaggcagagggaacagcaagggcaaaggccctgaggcagataCTTGAACATCAAAGAGACCACTGTGgctgggaagaaaaacaaaaaaagagagagaggccactgtggctggagcagagcaaTTAGAAATGAGTCAGATTAAGCCATATTGTGTGGGGCCTGAGGGAGACGGGAGCCACTAAAGAGCTCTGAGTAGAAGAATTAACCTGGAACAAGCTCTCTGCAGGGCCAAGAATAGATGATGAAGTAAGGAGTCCGGTTAAGAGGCTCCTGCAAACATCCAGGCCAGGATGTCTTGGGCCAGTGTGGCACTGAGAGGTCAGATTCTGGGATTTTTAAGTTAGGGCCATCAGGATTCTCAGGTGAATGGGATGTGGGGTTTGGAGAAGGGAGGGGTCAAGGATGACTGCAAGCATTTTGGCCAAAACAACCGGAAGGGTGGAATTTTCTCGACGGAGGTCGGGGTACAGGGAGTGGAGGGGGTTCCGGAAGTCAGGAGTTCAGCGGAGGCAACCGAGGTAGAAGGGTTAGTGACCAGCTCCAGTTACCAGCTCGTTAGTGACTGTTGAAATCCTGTAGTTAAAATCCGGACGACCTGACCCTGAAGACTTCCTGCCGCAGAGAAGTTGTTAGAGGGAGATGCTTCATTTTTCCTGCACGGACAAAAGAGGCCCAGAAAGAAGCAGTGACATTCGATGTGGCAATTTGGGGCTCAAAAGCCGCTGTGGCCCCGCGTCTGGATTATTCCAGAACggtgtgtgtgcctgtgagaGGGTGTGTGCACggagggggtcgggggagggCCCTCTTCATGTGGTGCCTTAGCCTGGTGGACGCCATGTTCCAGCTTCTACTTCCTGCTGCAAGGCCTGGGGAGGGCCGCGGACCCGGGGTTGGAGGGCTGTAGCCGCCGGGCTGCCAAAATGCCGGGCTCCAGGTGACTCCCgctcccctcacccaccccctcctctccctgctctggcCATGCAGTGGAAGAAGTGGACAACACGGTGACCCTCATCATCTTGGGCGTCGTGGGCGGGGTCATCGGGCTCCTCATCTGCATTCTGTTGCTCAAGAAGTTCATCGCCTTCGTCATCAAGAAGACTCAGGAGAAAAAGTGAGTTGGCTCCACTGCACGCTCCTGTCCCCCCCACGGGCCCACCGCCCCGTCCCGTCTTCTCTCGTGGGTGTTGCCGGGGTTGTCTCATCCCACTGCCGTCTGCCCCCCGTCCGCCTGCATCCTTCCATGTGTCCCCTCACCCCATCCTCGCTTCCCACGCCTacccctccttcccatccctgcgcccctcctcccgcctcccagcccctcttcctctccctcctggagGAATTTATTGAGTTCCCGGAGTACACGAATACAACCTGCCTGCTCTTTCTCCTCTAGCGGTCTTCCTGTCCGTCCCGTTAGCTCCTCTCTTTCCATGTGCACCTCCCCAGCCTAAGTCTTACCAGAGGACTGACGACGCCTGCTTTGTCGAATCACAGAAAATGCGAGATTCCGTGTACAGAAACTCTAAAATGGGAAGACCCTTATTCTGAAAGTTCACACGGGGGAGACTAAAATCTAAGAAGGCCGATAGGGCCTTGCCGGAAACCCCAGGACGAGCTCAGGTTTAAGAcggatgggaagggagggagggtacGAGCCCAGCCCCCGGGGCCTGGAATTGCCAGAACTGTGTCGGGCTCCTGAACAGCAGGaggagaaagtgaaaaggcatttggaatgtggggctcgaacccatgaaccgagagagaggtcatgacctgagctgaagttgggtgcttaactgtctgagccacccaggcgccccagaactgctctgtttctcttcccGTCATTCCGCTTTGTTGAGAAGAGGGAGTTAGGCTGGAAAGGGCAGAAACTGTACTGGTGAGAAGGCAGGGAAGCTGAAGGCAGGGGGGACATTAAGGGAACAGCGCTGGGGGTAGAGAGCGGGAGGCTCGGGGTATCACCTCCAGCACTGGCTGGGATGAAGAAATCTTGGACTGTCTCCCTGCATCATGACCAGGGTTTTGGAGAGTTTGGAGAGGGACCAGGAGCATGGAGttggaccacattttgtttttaataacgaGTTTTGCTATTGACGGTTAGCGAAATTGGAGAACGGACTGTTCAACATATGGtttaaaagcatttagaaaagaaaacagtggtTCTCGGGAGCCACCAGGGGTTCCTCAAGGACCAGGCAGACCAAATGTTTTCTTGCTAGGGCGCTGGTAAATCAAGAGGTTGCTGCAGATGGTAACACTTCACGCAGAGGTGCAGTAGAATGCTTCAGGGGTTCAGGAGAGGGTGGAACACTAGGGAAGGATTTCTGGCCAAAGGGACATTTGTGATAGGCCTTGCGAGATGGATGTAATTTAAGCCTTGGGGTGGGTCAGGAGAAGGGTGTTCCAGAACTGCTGAGAGCAGAAGAGGACAGTCTGGGAGGAGGGATGTGTCTGAAGAACAAGGCATTTTGTTGGATGGGAGAGCGGGGCGTgtggttggggggcgggggggaaggagagaaaaagcctGCAGAGGGGGCTGCGGGGAGACCCCTGGGGACCTGGGAGTCCGGGTTGAGATCGCTTTTTCTTCTGGCTGCATTGGAGCCTGTGAGAGCTCTCAGGGCCTGGCATGATCAGAGGGCTTTGGAAGAATGGGTCTGGCCTCGGTGAGCACAGGgactgggtgggaggggaggctgggattCAGACCCCGGGGAAGCCTGCAAGGGTCCTCTGAGTGCAGGAAAGCCTGCATTAACAGCAGAGATGGGGTGGCTTCCCGAGCAGAAGGGAGATGCGGGACAGCATCTTGGGATCAATTCTGGGCTTCTCCTCAAAGGCGcagttccctttgcctggaatgtctCCTCCCTTTTTCCTGCTCATCTTTGTTGGACTCAACTTCTGTGACATGTCCAAAGAGCCCTCCCCGATCCCTAGGAGGAGGCCTCCTCGGGGAATCCCTCCTCAGCACACCCTTCACCCTATCATTGTGTTGGGGTCATGTGTTTAATGTCACATTCTCTGGAAGACTGCAAATTTTCTGAGAGCAGGCATTCAGCGCCTGCTAGCCTGACACAGTGCTGGGTACCGAGTAGCTTTTCAGTAAAGAAATCTGGAGTGCTTGGGAGTACAATTAGGTAGAATTGTGGTTGTCTGGTTGGCTATAGGTATAGGGATAGGTAGGTAGGCAGgcaggtaggtagatagatagatagacagacagacagaaagatagACAGAAAGGTAGATAGATCCATCTGAATAGAGGTCTTTAGTGGTATGCCACCGGGCCCTGCTTATTCATTGTTACTAGGATTTGAGTGACACCAAGAATATCAAATTTCCAGGAACCGAGTGACTATTAGAGAACAGAATTGGGATCTAGGAGGAGCTCGGTAGGCTGCAGCTCTGGAGTAAATTTTGCAAGACAAAACCGATGAGGACAAAATAGCAAGTCCTTCCCGAAGGCCTCGAAGCTGGCTGCACAAGTCCGGGGTGAGGCGAAGATAGTCTGTGGCCACAGCAGCCATGAAAAAGCCTCGGAAGCTTTCACAAGCAGAGAGCTCGGAGTGATGTAGCGGTCAGGGCTTCTCTGGAGAGCCGTATGCAGCCTGGGTACGGGCATTGAGgtggggcattttttttttttaatgtttgtttatttttgagaaagagagagagacagagcacgagcaggggaggggcagagagagagggaggcacagaatccgaagcaggctccgggcgctgagctgtcggcacagagcccgacacggggctcgaactcacgaaccgtgcgatcgtgacctgagccgaagtcggacgcttaactgactgagccatccaggccccccccccccttttattttttaat from Panthera uncia isolate 11264 chromosome D1, Puncia_PCG_1.0, whole genome shotgun sequence harbors:
- the SCN4B gene encoding sodium channel subunit beta-4 codes for the protein MPGARDRGAAPARWLGTGLLGLFLLPMSLSLEVSVGKATTIYAVNGTEILLPCTFSSCFGFQDLYFWWSYNSSDTFRTIIDGTVKNEKSDPKVKSKDDDRITLEGSTKEKMNNISILLRNLEFSDTGKYTCHVRNPKEKNIHHQATITLQVVDKLEEVDNTVTLIILGVVGGVIGLLICILLLKKFIAFVIKKTQEKKKECLMSSSGNDNTENGLPGSKAEEKAPTKV